Part of the Candidatus Falkowbacteria bacterium genome is shown below.
TTATTGTATCTTTGAAATAAACAATGAAACCTCCGCCAATACTAGAATCTACCACTTCTGTAAAAATAACTTTTTCAGCACCGGTGCGCTTACAAATAAATTCAACTATTTCATCCATTGATTTTTTTGTCAGTTCTCGAGCAGTTTTAATTTCCGCGCGAATAATCTTTTTTTCAATATCATCTAACTTTTCTAATTCAGCAATTAAGTTAGGCATCTGTGATAATAAATTTTTCAAAGACATCTCAGCTAACAAACCATCAACCAAAGAAATCATCTCGGCTTTTGGTTTATCTTGAGCGGCTTCGAATATAGCCTTAGCGTAAGAGCGAATAGGAGCTTTCATATTATTTAAGGTGTCCGACTATTTTAGAAATAATCTTCTCATCAGTTGGCTTGTCCATTTTTTCTTTAAGAATCTTCTGCCAACTAGCAGCAATTAATTCACCAATTTCCTGTCTAATTTCTCTTAGGGTAGCGGCTTTTTCAATTTGCATGCGTTCTTTTTCGCGGTTAATCAAAATACCAATTTCTTCTTTGGCTTTCTCAATTAGTTCATTCTTTTTAATTTCAGCTTTACGAGCGGCTTCCTCAACTATTTTAGAAGATTCAATCTTAGCTTCCTTAACCATATTCTTCTGCTCTTCTTTAGTAATCGCTAAACGCTCTTCAATCTCTTTGGCTTCTTTTAAGCTCTTCGCAATCGTGGCTGAACGATCGCCAGTTGTTTTAAACAAAGGCTT
Proteins encoded:
- a CDS encoding F0F1 ATP synthase subunit delta, with the protein product MKAPIRSYAKAIFEAAQDKPKAEMISLVDGLLAEMSLKNLLSQMPNLIAELEKLDDIEKKIIRAEIKTARELTKKSMDEIVEFICKRTGAEKVIFTEVVDSSIGGGFIVYFKDTIIDASYQGIVNELATVIGR
- the atpF gene encoding F0F1 ATP synthase subunit B — encoded protein: MDSLISAFHLDIKLLVAQLVNFAIVFLVLYFFVFKPLFKTTGDRSATIAKSLKEAKEIEERLAITKEEQKNMVKEAKIESSKIVEEAARKAEIKKNELIEKAKEEIGILINREKERMQIEKAATLREIRQEIGELIAASWQKILKEKMDKPTDEKIISKIVGHLK